The nucleotide window GATTTTGAAAAAAGAGCAGATAAATTAACTTCTGAATATTCAATTTAAAGGATTTTAAAATGCCTAAAAAATTAGAAAAGATTTTAAAATGTATTGAAGATATTGATTTTATTTTAAATCATAATAATTTTAAAATCACACAAGAAATAGAAGATAAAATCATAAAACCAGCTATTAATATGAACATTATGAGAATTGCTGAACAATTCAAAAAATTAAAAGATGATTTTGAAATTAAGATATTAAAAAATTTCAAAAATGAAGATTTAAAAAGTATGAGTGATATTTTTGGTAATTATGATTTAGATGATATTAGTGTAGAAAATATTATTAAAAATCATTTACCAACTATAAAAGCAACTATTGAAAAAATAAGAGAGATTTAGTATGCAAGATGTAAGTGAATTTTTAAAAGCTAGTCGCAAATGTAAAAAAAGTAGAGAAAACTGGTATGCAGATGAACTGCTTGAATTAGTTGCTCATATTCAAGAACACGCAGAAAATAAAGATATTTCAAAAGTTGATTATTGCGAAATGCTTGATGCGGTAATTAAAAGAGCAAATTTAATTAAAGAAAAAATGCTTGAAGATAAAGAGCTAGTAGTTTTTAATCCAAAAGATTTTACAGACAATTGTTTTTATAAACAACCAAATGCAGATAAACCATCAATTAAAACAGTTTCAAATGTAATTAAAAGATATTTAGGAACTATGAATAAACAAGATATTCATACTTTATGTGAAAAGTTTGGAAAAGATAGGGTTTTAAAAGAACTAGATAACAAATTTATAGAACTTTTTGAGATAGGATATTATGAATTAAAAGGTGGTATGAGAATTCCTTTGACTGGTGATTATAAAAATTATGGTGTTTACAAAGAAATATTAGAAATTGTTGAAAGTTACAAGGAAATAAAATGAGAAATCTAGCTGAATTGATTAGATACAATCAAGAAGATAAAGATGATTTATATAGAGATGCTTTGTATGGAGAATTAAATTGCTTTATTACAACTACACTTGATAGAAAGATTTCAAAAAAAGATTATTTAGAAAGATTGAGAATTTTAATTAATGAAATAAACAAAATCTATGATGAATTATTGCCAAAATACGATGAATATATCAAAAGATTTAATTTAAAAATTGAAATTCCAATTGAAGATTTGGAATACAAAGATTTTAAAATAGTTCCAAAAAATAAAAATGATGTGAACATAATAGAAAGTATTAAATTTGCCAATGAGCTTCTTTTTGAAGCAAAAAAGAAAATATATGAAAGCAAATTAAATCCTCTTTATTTATTATTTGAAGCTTTAAATGATGATATTGATGGGATGTTTCTTGTTGCTTCAACAAATTGGTATAAAAGATTTTTTGTTGAAGAAGATATTAAGAACATATACCACATGGAGTAAGTATATACGAGATGGAACAAATATATATAATCGGTGATGTTCACGGTTGCTATAAATCACTACTTGCATTAATAGAACAACTTCCAAATAAAAAAAACTCTAAAATAGTTTTTGTTGGAGATTTAATTGATAGAGGTAAAAATAGTTGTGAAGTTATAGAACTTATTATCAATAATAACTATGATTGTGTAATGGGAAATCACGAAGAACTATTTTTAGAATATGCTCCAAATAAAGATGAGTTTGGAAATGATTTTAATATGGAAAATTCTTTACATTATCTTGAAAAGTGTGGTGGAAAAGCAACAATAGAATCATATAAATCAAAAGAGATTTATTTAAAACATTATGATTTTATAAAAAATCTACCTTTATATCTTGAATATAAAGATTATAAAACTGCTGATGATAGATACTTAGTTGTTTCTCATTCTGCTGTTGTAAATGTATGGGATAAAAGAGATAGTAAAGATAAATTTGATATTGAAAATTTTGAAAATCAATTGCTCTATAAAAGATATAAACAATTTGATAATAAAGATATTTTTAATGTTTATGGACACACACCAAGAAGTGAAGCAAAATTAACTTCATTTGATGCAAATGTTGACTTAGGTTGCGTTTATAAAAAAGAAAAAGTAATAAACCCACGACTTTGTGCTTTAGAGTTTCCGTCTATGAAAGTTTATACGCAAGAAAATATAGAATAAAAACACCCCAAAATAGACAAAAAGCTATTTGAAACTGAATCACTAAAATAGTGATTCAAGAGGTGTTTCAAATTTAATTATACTATTTTTTTTCTTCTTTTTCAGTTACAGTTTTTGGAGCTAAAAATTCTAATTTTGTTTCTAAAATTGTAATTTTTTTATCTTTTTCTTTTTCGATAGCTGATAATTTTTTTTCTGAATCTTTATATAAATCTTCAAAATTTTTACAAGTTTTATATGTTTCTAAATATTTATTATTAGCTTCTTTTATTTTTTCATCTTTTTCATTTATTGTGAATTTCAGTATCATTTCTGATTTTTCAAGTTTTTTGACTAATTCATCTTTTTCATCAAGTTTTTTTTCATTTATTTTTTTATATTCATCAAAATCTTTTTTAAAATAATTTAGTAAATTTATATCTTCATGTTAAATAGAATTTTTAGGAAATTTATGTAGAAAATGAAAAAAAATAGGAAAAATAAGGATAATTTAGGAATAAATAGAAAAATACAGAAAATAAGAGGAAAAAAAAGAAAAATATAGGAAAATCAATTTTTCTCCTAAAACTAAAATAGGCACATCGACCAATCACCGTACAAAAATCGCATACGCTAATTTTGAGTGATTGATGTACTTTAAGGGATTCTCCCTTAAAAAACCTGAAATATAATCATTTAAAATACAATCTATTTTTTTAGACAAAAACTTGTCCAATTAATAAATTATAATAAAATTTCTAAAAAAAAGACAAAAAAGAGTTTTTAGATTGATATAATATTATAAATTATGAAGAGGTTATAAATTGAAATTATCAAAATCACTTTATACAAGAGGATTACAGTGTCAAAAATCTCTTTGGTTAAAAAAGTATAAAAAAGAAGTTTTAACAACTCCTGATTCAAAAGCAGAAGCTATTTTTGAAAATGGAAATGAAGTAGGGGATTTAGCTTGTAAACTTTTTCCTAATGGAATTGAAATTCCCTATGATAATACAACTTTTCAAGATAAAATCATTCTAACTCAAGATTATATAAATCAAGGTATTGAAAATATCTATGAAGCTACTTTTGAGTTTGATGGTATTTTGATTATGATTGATATTTTAAATATTCATGATAATAAAGTTGTTATAAATGAAGTTAAAAGCTCAACTGAAGTAAAAGATGTATATCTTCATGATGCAAGTATTCAATACTATGTTTTAAATGGTTTGGGATATGAAATAAGTCAAGTAAATATTATACATATCAATAATCAATATGTAAGAGATGATGAATTAAATATAAATCAATTATTCTGTATAGTTGATGTAACCTATGAAGTTAAAGAACTACAAGCAAATATAAAAAATAATCTAAATATTTTTAGAAAAACTCTTTCAAAA belongs to Arcobacter defluvii and includes:
- a CDS encoding metallophosphoesterase, which produces MEQIYIIGDVHGCYKSLLALIEQLPNKKNSKIVFVGDLIDRGKNSCEVIELIINNNYDCVMGNHEELFLEYAPNKDEFGNDFNMENSLHYLEKCGGKATIESYKSKEIYLKHYDFIKNLPLYLEYKDYKTADDRYLVVSHSAVVNVWDKRDSKDKFDIENFENQLLYKRYKQFDNKDIFNVYGHTPRSEAKLTSFDANVDLGCVYKKEKVINPRLCALEFPSMKVYTQENIE